In Nakaseomyces glabratus chromosome I, complete sequence, the sequence CAACTTTCTCGATTTGTAGATGCAATTTGGGGTGTCCTAGGTAATGATTACCTTAATTACTTTTGAGTTAATATTCGATTTTAAAACAATCCCTCAAACCGTTTTCATCACTCTATTAGAGCGATGCGAGCTCGAATTTTGTGAGTTCAgcaaataattaataaaattaataaatatgtaATTAAATATTGATGGTTGGGAAAAAGCTAAATgaatgaatatataaagcTGTAGAGCTGTACATCTACGGTGGGTGTTATCAAAACAGAAATTTAGCAGCTCTAAGAAACGTTTTTGGAGCTGAATGTAACATCCTTTTGGAGGGtaataaattatatttcttgCTTAGTTCAGTGTAATAACTTTTAgttgtaataatattggTACGTTTTAAGTCTCTGTTGTAGTATTTCCAAAAGTTCCGTTGTTCTAAAATGGAATGTGAAAATCTatcaatattctttatcTCCTTGTGATTTACGTTGATCAGGTAAAGAAGATTACGAGCTCTAGTCATTGCCACATATAATGCATTGGTATCAATCGGATATTGATTTTGAGATAAATTCGAAATGAGTACAATTGGGAATTCCAATCCCTTGGCAGCATGTATTGTAGAAAGTTTTATTGTCCCAATATCGTCTTTGTTTCCTGCTAACAATTTCTCATGATGGGCAGATGTCACTTGTTCGATGTAATGTGTTAAAAACCACTCCAATAAGGAACAATCGGATGGTTTTGAGTCCTTAGCCTCATTTAAGGCCAACAGAAGATCTTGTAAGTGCTTCATTACAATGTCAAGATCCTTCTTACTTATGTTAATGAGTGGTTGATATTCTATATCACTGATTATATTAACCAGCATTTCTAGCAATTCAATTGGTTCGTTACAACTACTGACAAAAGATGATCTATGGAGTTCTCGTAGCAGCCCAACATATCTTTGtatttgttgttttatGTGCCCGGCTATTGGGATATCGCCAGCATCTAAGCTCTTTAAGTACTCCCATAAAGGTTGTTCATTACTAAGCGCTGATTGATAGAGTTGTTGAATAGTGGCGTATCCAATACCTTTAACTCCACTTAGAGTAACAATCGTATTAAAATCACTTTTCCAATTGGGAGTACAATTTCTCTCATTCGGTctataattattattattactattattatcatcCGAAGTAAGTAGTATGGTTCTCATAAAGTCTATGATATATTGAATTCGGACATCTGACATCCATTCTGGCTGTGATGTAAGCTTCTCAAACGGAATAGCTGAATTCTTAAAATAGTCAATAATAGTATCAATCTCTGCATTGGATCTAGTTAAAATGGCAATATCTGAGAGTTTTGCCGAAGAGCATACTAGCTTTGATATTTCAGTTTCGATATATCTCAATTGGGCATCAACATTATCAATACTTTCTATAATGGGATCAACTTTGCTGGGCTCCTTCACTATTATATCTGAGATAGTCTCAAGCTCGACCGCTACATGCTCTTTATTAATAACTTTCCTCGCAGCTTTCATAATTTCTGGTGAACATCTGAAGTTATCATTCAAATGTACAGTTATTGTGTTTGAGTGTAAGTGATCCAGAGCCTCTACAACAGTGGAATTAGCACCGAGAAACTCGTATATGCTCTGATGAACGTCTccaaaaattattaattgtttatttttagaGATGGTCTGTAACAAAGGTAATAGTTGTGGATATAAATCCTGAAACTCGTCAATCAATATGACTTTATATCTTTGATTCAAATCCCTAATAAAACTAAATTCTGCACTATCGAATGTAGGTTCAGTTAATATCTTTGAGGCTCTGATTATTAAATCTTCATTTGTTAATACTTTGCAGGAATCCATAATCTGTATTAATTTGTCTATGGTATCATCTGAGGATTTATTTTGCTTCTTGTACTCGCTTAATAGTTTCTCCAGACGTTTTGTCTTCTTTCCAGGTGATCGAGTCTTATTCCAGTAATCCTTCGAGACTAACTGACTCAATCCCCTCCAGCCGTTCTCTTCAATAATACTCACTGTTCCCTCTCTCTCCGTTACTATCTTATTCGCCAGTCCATGTATTGTATAACATCCAATTTTATCTGCCACCTGTTCAATATGCTGCGCATCATCACTGTCAGTCAGCTCATAAAAAACACTAGTCAGTTTCCCAAATATGTTATCAACAGCTTTATTGgttaatgataatattaatatctCATCCGGGTGGATATTCTGCGAATCTATCAAATGGTGAACTTTATGCAGTAATGTAGTAGTCTTGCCTGATCCTGGTCCGGCCACTACTTTCAAAGTGGAATTAGGTTCATATTTAGCTTCCAGAACAGATTTTTGTGATGAGGTTAGCTTCCCTTTCCTCATAACCTCGCTCTATTCTTGTTAATTTGCTCATATGCTCATTCTCTTTTGTAGCTATTTTTTGCCATTTTATAATGATCAGGCCAACTCGCAGAAGTAGACATAGTTCATCGCAAAAATTCACATCGAATACAATAGAGGAGGATCATTATTTACTTGTGACTACGTTACTTTTTAATTAGGATTAGTTAAAAACTCTCATTTATTTATACTTATTAAGTAAACGTCGGATTTATGCCTTCAGCTTGTGAATTTTAGCAAGCATAGAGGCCAATTGGAGGTAAGTGCTTACACCTTCTAGAATTCTCATATGTGTTGTACCTATTTCTTTAATCATCTCCAAACGTACAGATTCTTTTAATTGGAAAAGATTTTTGGTGACCCTAAAACAGGTTGTGACTATATCTACTGCCGAGTAGCCTTTTGCCCACAGCTCTTGTCTCAGACAATCAATTGATTCATCCAAAGTTTCTGCCAGTAGCATCTTTTTTACTATAAGTGGATGAGGTGAATCTACAATTTTAAAGACATTTTCACCGTTGACCAGCCCGTGACCAGCCACAGTACTTTGTAGGTTGTTGATAGCTTGTCTCATATCACCTTCCGCGGTAAATATAATGGCCTCCAAACCGTCATTTGTGTACTGAACATCCTCAGCTTTTATTATCTCCAGTAGTCTCTTCAATACCTGTTCATCTGATAGCTTCGAGTAGCGCAGAATAGCACATCTACTCTGTAGTGGCTCTATGATCTTGTTTGACTGATTACATGCGAAAGCAAATCTGGTGGAATTAGAGTACAATTCCATAGTACGTCTTAAAGCCTGTTGTGCGCCCGCAGTCATAGAATCAGCTTCATCAAGAATAATTATCTTGTGTTTACCCGGTGGTAAATGGCACTTCTTCTGAGCAAAGTGCTTTATCTGATTTCTGACAACATCGATACCTCTATCATCAGATGCGTTTAATTCTAGCACAGCTTGTGAATATGATTCGCCCAGCATCTCATGTGCCAGGCAGTGAATCGACGTGGTTTTACCAATACCTGGTAGACCAGAAATGATCATGTGCGGCATGTTACCATCTGCTGCTATCTGTTGTAACCGCTCCACAGTCTCCTCATTTCCCACTATATCCTTTAGCAGGTGAGGGCGGTACTTCTCTACCCATGGGAGCTCTAAAGTAAGTGTAGCTTTAGACATTGGTTTCACCTAAATGACGCGTTTTCTTATACCCAGCTTGAATTCAACTTTAAACCCCCACTAGCTCTTCTAAGATAAGCAAGAGCTGAATGTTCTTAGCGCAATTGTCTGATTGGTATGAGTGCAGTTGAATGCCTGGTGTGGAATTCAATGTAACATGCATTCAGGAAGTATTTCAGGTTATACAATTGTGAGTTTGGCAAGCTAAGGATCCAAGCAGTCGCAGcgaaaattttgaaaaaaaaaaaatcgatgcgatgagctcttTGCAATGCATAAGACTGTGTGCTATTGGAAGTCATT encodes:
- the HMI1 gene encoding ATP-dependent 3'-5' DNA helicase (CAGL0I07623g~Ortholog(s) have ATP-dependent 3'-5' DNA helicase activity, role in mitochondrial DNA metabolic process and mitochondrial matrix localization), translated to MRKGKLTSSQKSVLEAKYEPNSTLKVVAGPGSGKTTTLLHKVHHLIDSQNIHPDEILILSLTNKAVDNIFGKLTSVFYELTDSDDAQHIEQVADKIGCYTIHGLANKIVTEREGTVSIIEENGWRGLSQLVSKDYWNKTRSPGKKTKRLEKLLSEYKKQNKSSDDTIDKLIQIMDSCKVLTNEDLIIRASKILTEPTFDSAEFSFIRDLNQRYKVILIDEFQDLYPQLLPLLQTISKNKQLIIFGDVHQSIYEFLGANSTVVEALDHLHSNTITVHLNDNFRCSPEIMKAARKVINKEHVAVELETISDIIVKEPSKVDPIIESIDNVDAQLRYIETEISKLVCSSAKLSDIAILTRSNAEIDTIIDYFKNSAIPFEKLTSQPEWMSDVRIQYIIDFMRTILLTSDDNNSNNNNYRPNERNCTPNWKSDFNTIVTLSGVKGIGYATIQQLYQSALSNEQPLWEYLKSLDAGDIPIAGHIKQQIQRYVGLLRELHRSSFVSSCNEPIELLEMLVNIISDIEYQPLINISKKDLDIVMKHLQDLLLALNEAKDSKPSDCSLLEWFLTHYIEQVTSAHHEKLLAGNKDDIGTIKLSTIHAAKGLEFPIVLISNLSQNQYPIDTNALYVAMTRARNLLYLINVNHKEIKNIDRFSHSILEQRNFWKYYNRDLKRTNIITTKSYYTELSKKYNLLPSKRMLHSAPKTFLRAAKFLF
- the RFC4 gene encoding replication factor C subunit 4 (CAGL0I07645g~Putative fructose 1,6-bisphosphate aldolase; protein differentially expressed in azole resistant strain) → MSKATLTLELPWVEKYRPHLLKDIVGNEETVERLQQIAADGNMPHMIISGLPGIGKTTSIHCLAHEMLGESYSQAVLELNASDDRGIDVVRNQIKHFAQKKCHLPPGKHKIIILDEADSMTAGAQQALRRTMELYSNSTRFAFACNQSNKIIEPLQSRCAILRYSKLSDEQVLKRLLEIIKAEDVQYTNDGLEAIIFTAEGDMRQAINNLQSTVAGHGLVNGENVFKIVDSPHPLIVKKMLLAETLDESIDCLRQELWAKGYSAVDIVTTCFRVTKNLFQLKESVRLEMIKEIGTTHMRILEGVSTYLQLASMLAKIHKLKA